The Agarilytica rhodophyticola genome has a window encoding:
- the pbpC gene encoding penicillin-binding protein 1C, whose product MAKRHLYVTSLLVFLLFIHVVDRNFPLHIPYQDKMFARIVVDDQGRPLRAFADKQGIWRYPIELEEVSPKYLEALIEYEDKWFWHHPGINPFAVLRALYLNIKYDKIISGGSTLSMQVARLLHPHSRTFTGKLYQAIRTLQLEWHFSKKEILTLYCNIAPFGGAIEGVQAASFTYLDKPASELSYAEAALLAVLPQSPTRLRPDLNNKLAELARNKVLDRMQSYGIWSSDVVKDAKMEHVSATRIKSAQHAPLLARRLINQANTASNTTTSPINISPIKSTIDGDLQASLEDYTKEYISRLPHKTSAAILVVENKTANVKAYLGTADFANDERYGHVDMVQAIRSPGSTLKPFLYAMAMDEGLIHSKSLLVDVPRTWDTYRPGNFNNTFSGPVSVTDALQRSLNLPAIDLLSRVGPKKFVAAMNHAGVQITLPENKPNLATILGGAGTSLEKLVSGYLAFANGGKSSQLNFLQQANSKEHRKQRHFFSEGAAWIVQDILSGVARPGRLNTLAQTRSAHQLAWKTGTSYGFRDSWAIGVNKRYTIGVWVGRPDGTPIPGHSGRATAAPLLHTVADYLSQPKTSISKPHSVTQHTICWPLGTAEKDNSTNLCHSKHHAWVIDDTIPPTWHPADLGDWQNPKSSFWISSKSGKRLSASCETENTVVTTQKHYRTVALWPKVLDPWLPYNFKYSSQKPPLDQRCLGNEVTGGAQIRITGTENGNKYLSSRQQQNLAKIPLKAIGGEGRYHWYINGKYLHSSNKGNYSSYSLNNPGNYQIVVIDDQGNSDKADIEVLEYF is encoded by the coding sequence GTGGCAAAGCGCCACCTCTATGTAACATCATTACTTGTGTTTTTACTTTTTATTCATGTAGTGGATCGTAATTTTCCTTTGCATATTCCTTATCAAGATAAAATGTTCGCTCGCATCGTAGTTGATGATCAAGGTCGTCCTCTACGTGCATTTGCAGACAAACAAGGTATATGGCGTTACCCAATAGAATTAGAAGAAGTATCTCCCAAATATCTTGAAGCCTTAATCGAGTATGAAGATAAGTGGTTTTGGCATCATCCAGGAATAAATCCTTTTGCGGTATTACGTGCACTTTATCTCAATATAAAGTACGACAAAATTATTTCGGGAGGATCGACGCTATCCATGCAAGTGGCACGCTTGCTACACCCTCACTCTCGCACCTTTACAGGAAAGCTGTACCAGGCTATACGTACACTCCAACTGGAATGGCATTTCAGCAAAAAAGAGATACTGACACTCTATTGCAACATCGCACCCTTTGGCGGAGCAATCGAGGGCGTGCAAGCCGCAAGCTTTACCTACCTTGACAAACCCGCAAGTGAACTGAGCTATGCAGAAGCGGCATTATTAGCCGTGCTGCCACAATCACCAACACGTCTACGGCCAGATCTTAATAATAAATTGGCGGAACTAGCGCGTAATAAAGTGCTTGATAGGATGCAAAGCTACGGCATATGGAGTAGTGATGTCGTCAAAGATGCGAAAATGGAACATGTGAGCGCAACAAGAATTAAATCGGCTCAACATGCACCTTTACTGGCAAGAAGATTAATAAATCAAGCCAATACAGCCTCCAATACTACCACCTCTCCTATTAATATCTCCCCTATTAAGAGTACTATCGACGGCGATCTACAAGCATCGCTTGAAGACTATACTAAGGAATATATTTCACGCCTACCACACAAGACAAGTGCTGCCATATTAGTTGTGGAAAATAAAACAGCAAATGTAAAAGCTTATTTAGGCACTGCTGATTTCGCCAATGATGAGCGCTATGGCCACGTTGATATGGTACAAGCAATACGTTCTCCAGGTTCCACTTTAAAGCCTTTTCTGTATGCTATGGCAATGGATGAGGGTTTGATTCATTCTAAGTCACTACTGGTTGATGTCCCAAGAACATGGGATACCTATAGGCCAGGTAATTTTAATAATACCTTTTCAGGCCCTGTATCTGTTACAGATGCCTTGCAACGTTCTCTCAACCTTCCTGCTATCGATTTATTGAGTCGAGTAGGCCCCAAAAAATTCGTTGCCGCCATGAATCATGCGGGTGTCCAAATAACCCTGCCAGAAAACAAACCTAATCTTGCGACAATTTTAGGTGGTGCGGGAACATCATTGGAGAAGCTTGTCAGTGGTTACCTCGCTTTCGCTAACGGAGGTAAAAGTAGCCAGCTCAATTTTCTACAACAAGCAAATAGTAAAGAGCATCGCAAACAGCGTCATTTTTTTTCCGAGGGCGCAGCTTGGATCGTACAAGATATATTGTCAGGTGTGGCACGACCAGGAAGATTAAATACACTTGCACAAACCCGCAGTGCACATCAGCTGGCATGGAAAACAGGAACCAGTTATGGTTTTAGAGATTCCTGGGCAATTGGGGTAAATAAACGTTATACCATAGGTGTTTGGGTTGGCCGCCCAGATGGAACTCCCATTCCAGGCCACTCAGGTAGAGCAACTGCAGCACCGCTATTGCATACAGTAGCAGACTATTTGTCACAGCCCAAAACTAGTATTAGCAAGCCTCACAGCGTTACACAACACACCATATGCTGGCCTCTGGGGACAGCAGAAAAAGATAACAGCACAAACTTATGCCATAGCAAACATCATGCATGGGTAATTGATGATACAATTCCCCCAACTTGGCATCCCGCAGATTTAGGCGACTGGCAAAATCCTAAATCCAGCTTTTGGATAAGTAGTAAAAGTGGCAAACGCCTTAGTGCTAGTTGTGAGACAGAAAACACTGTAGTGACAACTCAAAAACATTATCGAACAGTAGCTTTATGGCCAAAGGTACTTGATCCATGGTTACCCTACAATTTTAAATATAGCAGCCAAAAGCCACCATTAGATCAACGCTGTTTAGGCAATGAAGTTACAGGTGGTGCACAGATTAGAATAACAGGAACAGAGAATGGCAATAAATACCTTTCTTCTCGGCAGCAACAAAACCTCGCTAAAATCCCCTTAAAAGCTATCGGTGGGGAAGGTAGATACCATTGGTATATTAATGGTAAATACCTTCACAGCAGTAACAAAGGAAATTATTCTTCTTATAGTCTTAACAATCCTGGAAACTATCAGATAGTTGTTATTGATGACCAGGGCAACAGCGATAAGGCAGATATCGAAGTGCTGGAATACTTTTAA
- a CDS encoding alpha-2-macroglobulin family protein translates to MNIVRWAGTFIITCCIALVGCSQENVDSAKNDTIKQSTPEESNNKTPSVQDNRDSDDTSILSILDISERTKDGKNAIAVTLSKPLDLSLDFQSYFNVSDTSDGIVDGGWELSESGKIVWFSHTEPNTTYEITIYQGLKAARGQELQASKTETISTRNLRPSVNFDTSGAFLTQGMGSGLPVVAVNINEVDIDFFKIKEDELSSFISSMRSDNYYYYVDNLTKQGKLTYSGRYTLDVPKNTRVTRRINIQDHKELSEVGVYLAVMRPAGQYEKKQIVWFSVTDIGMHARVYENQLDIYISSLTKGEALKNVTVSLLDQKSQLIKQIKSSPDGLASFSGDISNASLVVARDKQHLSLIELKKPALDLSEFDLGNRPQLPVEAFVYTARDLFRPGELVDFNALVRDFDGNKTHSPVLHAEIRRPNGSVAKKIRWSKEIDGYYHYEWQIPNDAPVGNWEFVIGKPLKTRQTYSFKVEEFLPERMKITYNNGEKQVSQFNASNDIEVDVLGEYLYGAPAANNRLSTIVNVSQWRSPIEVLKDYQFGNVNEQDFNQRFDLDDIKLNSEGKTSLQVSSRWKSVSSPLRIKFINSLYESGGRPVSRTYSALVWPKNALVGIRPHFGDKNPESNSRVKFDVIKANSKGQLLNADNLEVKLIREDRQYFWTFSDHRGWHWDWSDKEYPEFTQSLSLQATKPRTLEFPVSWGNYRLEVSDPESNTTSSIRFYAGYNWYQDWQNAQQGSGAARPDSVTVALDKASYSAGDIANVTIVPPDAAEALVIVEGDTPLWMERISLKKGTNQIDIPIDENWQHHNIYISVVALQAAKESKVITPKRSFGIVHLPLNRNSRKLNIDIDIPEKTLPEKTLIAKVKIASAASIANTPIYLTLAAVDVGVLSISDFETPDPYQAFFGQRRYGVDVKDMYHKVIERSDTQQARLRFGGDQDLQRGGDQPQSEVQIVSLFSGLVEVSADGYAEIPLDLPDFNGKLRLMALAFSDDSFGHQEEEITVASPIVTQIAMPRFLAAGDTSHLAVDIHNLTDETHTLIINMESDGPVQLNYSPQEMILEKNKKQTITYPIKAIDYQGQASIKLHVSGEKIEDFSRQWKLGVRPPYPAMITQKRKALARGEEFTIDASLFANTLPGTMQAVMSASPVVDMNIENQLQHLLSYPYGCLEQTTSRSFPLLYASKENQSKFNIKNVDQKTRFEMIEKGLTRISSLQLANGGFGLWDNRSNEQHWLTAYVGDFLVTAKNKGVDVPQEMLDSTMRRLKRYLNRNSRFVNERWSQNRDHYNFAYKAYAAYVLAKVNQAPLGSMRTLYDKYSKNAKSGFSQAQLGIALLKMGDKKRGNEAIETALTNFNNERRYWGDYGSSVRDYGMLIHLLISNDVFVKQAQELSFKLAEEIRNRRWFSTQERTAMFLAGLALQRGSSDVWQAQFIENINSDMNITELQQKSNFKKRLNEDQIKNGVMFRSKNQHTLFINSEMQSYSASAPPEEFSGFSIYRHWFNSKGEEVTPNQVQVGDLFLVHIEVSADKRSPDALIVDLLPAGFELENQNLDHAIKLEDFKIDGKSITKLRDNTTIKYQEYRDDRYVGAVDISSYRSSHLFYLVRAVTPGEYKVPVPFVEDMYQPERRATGSTLKSIRVKNN, encoded by the coding sequence ATGAATATCGTGCGGTGGGCCGGTACTTTTATTATTACATGCTGCATAGCATTGGTAGGATGCTCTCAAGAGAACGTCGATTCGGCTAAGAATGATACGATTAAACAATCTACTCCTGAAGAGAGTAACAATAAAACTCCATCAGTCCAAGATAACAGGGATAGTGATGACACTAGTATATTATCAATACTCGATATCTCAGAACGAACCAAGGATGGTAAAAATGCAATCGCTGTTACCCTATCTAAGCCGCTAGATCTATCACTGGACTTTCAATCATATTTCAATGTCAGCGATACATCAGACGGTATAGTAGACGGTGGCTGGGAGCTATCAGAATCAGGGAAAATAGTATGGTTTAGCCATACGGAACCTAACACGACATATGAAATTACCATATATCAGGGCCTAAAAGCGGCAAGAGGCCAGGAACTGCAAGCCTCAAAAACTGAAACCATTAGTACTAGAAACCTAAGGCCGTCCGTCAATTTTGATACCAGTGGTGCATTTTTAACGCAAGGAATGGGTTCTGGCTTACCCGTTGTTGCCGTGAATATCAATGAGGTCGATATTGACTTTTTTAAAATTAAAGAAGATGAACTTAGTAGTTTTATTAGTTCAATGCGTTCAGACAATTACTATTACTACGTCGATAACTTAACAAAGCAAGGAAAGCTAACATATAGCGGTCGCTACACTTTAGATGTGCCTAAGAATACTCGTGTTACTCGGCGTATTAACATCCAAGATCACAAAGAGCTTAGCGAGGTCGGCGTTTATCTCGCGGTTATGCGACCTGCGGGGCAATATGAGAAAAAACAAATTGTTTGGTTTTCAGTAACCGATATTGGTATGCACGCTCGAGTTTATGAGAATCAGCTAGATATTTATATTTCTTCTCTTACAAAGGGAGAAGCATTAAAAAACGTTACGGTCAGCTTACTGGATCAAAAAAGTCAGCTCATTAAGCAAATAAAATCAAGTCCGGATGGTTTAGCCAGTTTCAGCGGTGACATAAGTAACGCATCATTAGTAGTGGCACGTGATAAACAACACTTATCTCTTATTGAATTGAAGAAGCCTGCATTAGATTTATCTGAGTTTGACTTAGGTAACCGCCCCCAGCTACCCGTAGAAGCATTTGTTTATACTGCACGAGATCTATTTCGACCTGGTGAGCTTGTAGACTTTAATGCACTGGTTAGAGATTTTGATGGTAATAAAACTCACTCACCGGTGCTACATGCTGAAATTAGGCGGCCCAATGGTTCCGTAGCAAAAAAAATTCGTTGGTCTAAGGAGATAGACGGCTACTATCATTATGAGTGGCAAATACCTAATGATGCTCCGGTAGGTAACTGGGAATTTGTGATAGGCAAGCCTTTAAAAACTCGTCAAACATATTCGTTCAAAGTGGAAGAGTTTTTACCAGAGAGGATGAAAATTACTTATAACAATGGTGAAAAACAAGTCTCGCAGTTTAACGCAAGTAACGATATTGAAGTTGATGTACTAGGAGAGTATCTATATGGTGCCCCAGCAGCCAACAATCGCTTGAGTACTATTGTTAACGTTAGTCAGTGGCGGTCGCCTATAGAGGTATTGAAAGATTACCAGTTTGGTAATGTTAACGAGCAGGACTTTAATCAACGCTTTGACTTAGATGATATAAAGCTAAATAGTGAAGGTAAAACAAGCTTACAAGTAAGCTCACGTTGGAAAAGTGTCTCATCACCTTTACGCATAAAGTTCATCAATAGCCTCTACGAAAGCGGGGGCAGACCTGTAAGTCGTACATACTCAGCATTAGTATGGCCGAAGAATGCTCTGGTAGGTATACGTCCACATTTCGGTGATAAGAATCCAGAGTCTAACAGCCGGGTTAAATTTGATGTAATAAAAGCTAATAGTAAAGGTCAGCTTTTAAACGCAGATAACCTAGAAGTCAAATTAATACGGGAGGATAGACAATACTTCTGGACTTTTAGTGATCATCGTGGATGGCACTGGGATTGGAGTGACAAAGAGTATCCTGAGTTTACACAAAGTTTGTCACTACAGGCCACCAAACCTCGTACATTGGAATTTCCGGTCAGTTGGGGTAACTATCGCTTAGAAGTCAGTGATCCGGAATCGAATACAACCTCTAGCATAAGGTTTTATGCAGGCTATAACTGGTACCAGGATTGGCAGAATGCTCAACAAGGCTCTGGTGCAGCAAGGCCCGATAGTGTGACAGTTGCTCTGGATAAAGCTAGTTATAGCGCAGGCGATATCGCCAATGTCACGATAGTTCCACCCGATGCAGCTGAAGCGCTCGTTATTGTCGAAGGAGATACTCCTTTGTGGATGGAACGCATCAGCTTAAAAAAAGGCACAAACCAAATCGACATACCCATTGATGAAAATTGGCAACATCACAATATTTATATTTCCGTTGTCGCTCTACAAGCAGCCAAAGAGAGCAAAGTTATTACGCCAAAACGGAGTTTTGGTATTGTCCACCTGCCTTTAAATAGAAACAGCAGAAAATTAAATATTGACATTGATATTCCAGAAAAAACACTACCAGAAAAAACTTTGATAGCTAAAGTAAAAATAGCTAGTGCTGCATCCATAGCAAACACTCCCATATACTTAACACTGGCAGCGGTAGACGTTGGTGTATTAAGTATTAGTGATTTTGAAACACCTGATCCTTATCAAGCGTTTTTTGGCCAAAGGAGATATGGTGTTGATGTTAAGGATATGTACCATAAGGTCATAGAGCGTTCTGATACTCAGCAGGCTCGTCTACGATTCGGAGGCGATCAGGATTTACAGCGTGGCGGCGACCAGCCGCAATCAGAAGTCCAAATAGTGTCACTGTTTAGTGGCCTAGTTGAAGTATCAGCAGATGGCTATGCAGAGATTCCTCTTGATCTCCCTGATTTTAATGGCAAGCTTCGCCTAATGGCATTGGCATTTTCAGATGATAGTTTTGGCCATCAAGAAGAAGAGATAACCGTTGCATCACCAATAGTGACTCAAATTGCTATGCCTCGTTTTCTTGCCGCAGGAGATACGTCACACCTTGCCGTTGATATTCATAATTTAACAGATGAAACACATACATTAATCATTAATATGGAGAGTGATGGGCCTGTTCAACTAAACTATTCTCCGCAGGAAATGATCTTAGAAAAAAATAAAAAACAGACGATCACCTACCCAATTAAAGCTATTGATTATCAAGGCCAAGCAAGTATAAAACTTCATGTCAGTGGTGAAAAAATCGAAGATTTTTCACGTCAATGGAAATTGGGGGTTCGCCCACCCTACCCGGCTATGATCACTCAAAAACGGAAGGCCTTGGCTAGGGGAGAAGAATTTACTATCGATGCAAGTCTATTCGCGAATACTTTGCCGGGAACCATGCAAGCTGTTATGTCTGCTTCTCCCGTTGTTGATATGAACATTGAAAATCAATTGCAGCACTTATTAAGCTATCCTTATGGATGCTTGGAACAAACAACATCACGATCATTTCCTTTACTATACGCCAGCAAGGAAAATCAGAGTAAATTTAATATCAAAAATGTCGATCAAAAAACTCGTTTCGAAATGATAGAAAAGGGTTTAACAAGAATTTCATCATTACAACTAGCTAACGGTGGTTTCGGTCTGTGGGACAATCGGTCAAATGAGCAACATTGGCTCACAGCTTATGTTGGTGATTTTCTCGTAACAGCAAAAAATAAAGGCGTTGATGTTCCACAAGAAATGCTAGATAGCACAATGCGACGACTGAAAAGATATCTCAATCGCAATAGTCGCTTCGTCAATGAGCGGTGGAGCCAAAACAGGGATCACTATAACTTTGCTTATAAGGCTTATGCTGCATATGTTTTAGCAAAAGTTAATCAAGCGCCTCTTGGTTCAATGAGAACTCTATACGATAAGTATTCTAAAAATGCTAAATCGGGCTTTTCTCAAGCACAACTTGGTATAGCCCTTTTGAAAATGGGAGATAAAAAGCGCGGCAATGAAGCGATTGAAACGGCTTTGACAAACTTTAACAATGAGCGACGTTATTGGGGGGATTATGGCAGTTCGGTGCGAGACTATGGCATGCTTATCCACCTTCTTATTTCTAACGATGTTTTCGTAAAACAAGCTCAAGAGTTGAGTTTTAAGTTAGCTGAAGAAATACGAAATCGTCGATGGTTTAGTACTCAAGAGCGTACTGCAATGTTTCTGGCTGGTTTAGCCTTGCAAAGAGGTTCAAGCGATGTTTGGCAAGCCCAATTTATAGAGAATATAAATAGCGATATGAATATTACTGAACTCCAGCAGAAGAGTAATTTCAAAAAGCGTTTAAATGAAGATCAAATTAAAAATGGCGTTATGTTCAGATCTAAGAATCAACATACATTATTTATTAATTCAGAGATGCAAAGCTACAGTGCTAGCGCGCCGCCGGAAGAGTTTTCTGGTTTTTCTATATATCGACACTGGTTTAATAGTAAGGGAGAAGAAGTAACACCAAATCAGGTTCAAGTAGGTGATTTATTTCTGGTTCATATAGAAGTTAGTGCTGATAAACGCAGCCCCGATGCTCTTATAGTAGATTTACTGCCAGCTGGATTCGAACTGGAAAATCAAAATCTAGATCACGCGATTAAATTAGAAGACTTTAAGATCGACGGTAAAAGCATTACTAAATTACGTGATAATACAACGATTAAATACCAGGAATACCGTGATGACCGCTACGTAGGTGCAGTAGATATTAGCAGCTACCGATCATCCCACTTATTTTATCTTGTGCGGGCAGTAACGCCTGGAGAATATAAGGTTCCTGTACCGTTTGTGGAGGATATGTATCAACCTGAACGAAGAGCAACAGGTAGTACTCTTAAAAGTATTCGAGTTAAAAACAACTAA
- a CDS encoding roadblock/LC7 domain-containing protein has translation MANISQINNNASFKDKVNALLVKMKSDDKNVVSVALISSDGIVVSSSLREGIKAERFGAISASLLSLGDTFIKELAKGKLNQVLLNGSDSTLLFIKVGKHHVLAIEATNDIKLGMLFHNAKKVSDTIVSIMHI, from the coding sequence ATGGCGAATATATCACAAATTAATAATAATGCTTCCTTTAAGGATAAAGTCAATGCGCTACTAGTGAAAATGAAATCTGATGACAAAAACGTAGTTAGCGTAGCACTTATTTCTTCAGATGGTATTGTAGTTTCGTCAAGTTTGCGAGAGGGGATAAAAGCCGAACGCTTCGGTGCAATAAGTGCTAGCCTTCTCAGCTTGGGTGATACTTTTATTAAAGAACTAGCAAAAGGCAAATTGAACCAAGTATTACTCAATGGTAGCGATAGTACATTGCTGTTTATAAAAGTAGGAAAACATCATGTACTTGCTATCGAAGCGACTAATGATATAAAACTAGGTATGCTTTTTCACAATGCAAAAAAAGTTTCTGATACCATAGTGTCGATCATGCACATATGA
- a CDS encoding ATP-binding cassette domain-containing protein: protein METLLRLENFGASFYEKTILQDVSLSLPPKGITTLLGPVASGKSTLLRCLCGVNNASPSLRTWGTAEYLDQPLGTSEWPQLVAQKAKLLIASVLENIVCELPERHQLTIASQRELAKRLLLNADMEELGDKLDDEVVSLPLKMQRMLAIIRVAATSPKMILLDEPTADIDDEYCDKIIRFLKQESEKRAILIVTHNQKHARQLGGHSALLAGGVIQEFADTDNFFNSPQSQPAKDLVATGSCAVAEKDPPQKDQAKVGIKSESPAKQIEEVECVSDAFGPRNFLWLKPGLLAGTPKPGLLYDLDYDLAALKRVGIKMLVTLTEKEFDSAALKEFGIKNIWFPIEDMNCPEIPEAINFCKEIEALLKNKIPTAFHCHAGLGRTGTMLASQLIWEGYTALEALEAVRKIEPRWVQSEIQTSFLTNFSLKIENMISS, encoded by the coding sequence ATGGAAACCCTTCTACGTCTTGAAAATTTTGGCGCATCGTTCTATGAAAAAACAATTTTACAAGATGTCTCTTTAAGCTTACCCCCCAAAGGTATTACAACTCTTCTTGGCCCAGTAGCTTCAGGAAAATCAACATTATTACGTTGCCTTTGCGGTGTAAATAATGCCAGTCCTTCTTTAAGGACATGGGGTACAGCTGAGTATTTAGATCAACCTTTAGGAACATCCGAATGGCCTCAGTTGGTTGCACAAAAAGCGAAGTTACTCATAGCTTCTGTATTGGAAAATATCGTCTGTGAACTCCCTGAAAGGCATCAACTCACTATTGCCAGCCAACGAGAACTAGCCAAAAGGCTGTTATTAAATGCAGATATGGAAGAACTTGGTGATAAGTTAGATGATGAAGTTGTATCTCTGCCGCTAAAAATGCAACGTATGCTAGCAATTATTCGTGTCGCTGCAACAAGTCCAAAAATGATACTACTCGATGAACCAACCGCAGACATAGATGATGAATATTGCGACAAAATTATCCGATTTTTAAAACAAGAATCAGAAAAAAGAGCTATATTGATAGTTACCCACAATCAAAAGCATGCACGTCAATTAGGAGGACACTCTGCTTTATTAGCAGGAGGTGTTATACAAGAATTTGCCGATACTGATAACTTTTTTAATTCACCACAATCGCAACCAGCCAAAGACTTGGTCGCTACAGGTTCGTGTGCCGTTGCGGAGAAAGACCCACCGCAAAAAGACCAAGCAAAAGTTGGAATAAAAAGCGAATCACCTGCAAAGCAGATCGAGGAAGTTGAATGTGTGAGCGATGCTTTTGGCCCAAGAAATTTTCTTTGGCTTAAACCTGGACTTTTGGCAGGCACCCCCAAACCAGGTTTATTATACGATTTGGATTATGATCTAGCAGCGTTAAAACGTGTAGGCATAAAAATGCTTGTGACGTTAACAGAAAAAGAATTTGATAGTGCTGCATTAAAAGAATTTGGAATTAAAAATATTTGGTTTCCTATAGAAGACATGAACTGTCCAGAAATACCGGAAGCAATAAATTTTTGTAAAGAAATAGAAGCACTGTTAAAAAATAAAATACCAACAGCATTTCATTGCCATGCAGGTTTAGGAAGAACCGGTACTATGCTTGCCAGCCAATTAATATGGGAAGGATATACAGCTTTAGAAGCTTTAGAGGCAGTTAGAAAAATTGAACCACGCTGGGTGCAATCAGAAATTCAAACATCTTTTTTGACTAATTTTTCGCTAAAAATTGAAAATATGATAAGCTCTTAA
- a CDS encoding GTP-binding protein: protein MSEQYKIIFAGSVGAGKTTAIAQLSDDDLVTTEQRASDDVKLKKQHTTVAMDYGSVQLENGDTLHLYGTPGQKRFESMWQVLADGCMGLVILIDHSSKSPLEDLTFFLEKFTELTSDCPIVVGLTHMTRAKGPSIDEYQNIIFEKKLRCAVFEVDARKLNDVITLLKALLYCIDAQQVG, encoded by the coding sequence ATGAGCGAACAATATAAAATTATATTTGCAGGTAGCGTTGGCGCGGGAAAAACAACAGCAATAGCACAACTCAGTGACGATGACTTAGTCACAACTGAACAACGTGCCAGTGACGATGTAAAATTAAAAAAACAACATACAACAGTCGCCATGGATTACGGTTCTGTTCAATTAGAAAATGGAGATACCTTACATCTTTACGGAACACCGGGACAAAAACGTTTTGAGTCTATGTGGCAGGTGTTAGCAGATGGCTGCATGGGGCTTGTTATTCTAATAGATCACTCATCAAAATCACCTCTAGAAGACCTTACATTTTTTCTTGAAAAATTTACCGAACTTACTTCAGATTGTCCTATTGTTGTAGGGCTAACACATATGACTCGCGCCAAAGGGCCAAGTATCGACGAGTATCAAAATATTATCTTTGAAAAAAAACTGCGCTGTGCTGTATTTGAAGTAGATGCGCGAAAACTCAATGATGTCATTACTCTTTTAAAAGCATTACTTTATTGTATTGACGCACAGCAAGTTGGCTAA
- a CDS encoding electron transport complex subunit E, whose translation MHQYQEITANGLWKNNPALVQLLGLCPLLAVTGSVVNALGLGLATMLVLVGSNIAVSLVRNSVSDAVKLPAFVMIIASFTTCTELLMQAFTYELYQILGIFIPLIVTNCAILGRADAFACKNKVIPSALDGFMMGLGFTLVLLTIGVIREVLGSGTLFSNMHLIFGESARSWVIVLFGENYKGFLVAILPPGAFLVAGLLIAIKNVVDNEIKKQEEARKAKPVKGSKRVRTTGQVA comes from the coding sequence ATGCACCAATATCAAGAAATTACAGCTAATGGTTTGTGGAAAAATAATCCTGCACTGGTCCAGCTGCTAGGTTTATGTCCTCTACTGGCGGTTACAGGTTCGGTTGTCAACGCACTAGGTCTTGGACTGGCGACCATGTTAGTACTTGTAGGCTCCAATATTGCGGTCTCATTAGTGAGAAATTCAGTAAGTGACGCCGTTAAGTTACCTGCATTTGTGATGATTATTGCCTCATTCACGACCTGCACAGAACTGTTGATGCAGGCGTTCACCTACGAGCTATATCAAATTTTAGGAATATTCATTCCGTTAATTGTTACCAACTGCGCAATTCTAGGAAGAGCGGATGCATTCGCCTGTAAAAACAAAGTGATTCCATCCGCACTCGATGGTTTCATGATGGGACTAGGTTTTACGCTAGTTCTACTGACCATCGGTGTTATTCGCGAAGTACTGGGTAGTGGGACACTATTTTCTAATATGCATTTAATATTTGGCGAAAGCGCGAGAAGCTGGGTTATTGTTTTATTCGGCGAAAATTACAAAGGCTTCTTAGTAGCAATACTGCCGCCTGGTGCGTTTTTAGTAGCAGGTTTACTTATAGCTATTAAAAATGTTGTTGATAACGAAATTAAGAAACAAGAAGAAGCAAGGAAAGCCAAACCAGTCAAAGGTTCCAAACGTGTGCGCACGACCGGTCAGGTAGCCTAG
- the rsxG gene encoding electron transport complex subunit RsxG: protein MLGKSISKNSVILGGFALITAGVLATTFKATETKIAQAQKRAAQLALLEIVPLERHDNDMLDDTWPIPAKHAQQLGIATGEAIHIARKDGKPVAAIIPSTAPDGYSGAIKIIVGINTDGTIAGARALAHKETPGLGDKIDLNKDEWILGFNNKSLNDPVLAAWKVKKDGGEFDQFTGATITPRAVVNRIKQTLIYFQEHRDLIFAKSNIDEQANTGLPMSVNADESN, encoded by the coding sequence GTGTTAGGAAAATCGATCAGTAAAAATAGCGTAATACTTGGCGGCTTTGCACTGATAACAGCAGGCGTGCTTGCGACTACCTTTAAAGCAACTGAGACAAAAATTGCCCAAGCGCAAAAGCGCGCGGCTCAACTAGCGTTGCTAGAAATAGTGCCGTTAGAACGTCATGATAATGACATGTTGGATGATACCTGGCCAATTCCAGCTAAACATGCACAGCAGCTAGGCATTGCCACTGGCGAAGCTATTCATATTGCCCGCAAAGATGGAAAACCTGTCGCAGCAATTATTCCGAGCACTGCGCCCGATGGCTATAGCGGTGCCATCAAAATTATTGTCGGCATCAATACCGATGGCACAATTGCTGGAGCTAGAGCTCTTGCACACAAAGAAACACCAGGCTTGGGTGATAAAATTGATCTCAATAAAGATGAATGGATTCTAGGCTTCAATAACAAAAGCCTCAATGATCCAGTGCTTGCGGCATGGAAGGTAAAAAAGGACGGTGGTGAATTCGACCAATTTACCGGCGCGACAATTACGCCACGTGCGGTAGTCAATAGAATTAAGCAGACTCTTATATATTTCCAAGAGCATCGAGACCTAATATTTGCGAAAAGCAATATAGATGAGCAAGCGAACACAGGTTTGCCAATGAGTGTAAATGCCGATGAAAGTAATTAA